One segment of Onychomys torridus chromosome 3, mOncTor1.1, whole genome shotgun sequence DNA contains the following:
- the Casp2 gene encoding caspase-2 isoform X1 — protein MAAPSGRSQSTLHRKGLMAADRRSRILAFCGMHPDHQETLKKNRVVLAKQLLLSELLEHLLEKDIITLEMRELIQAKGGSFSQNVELLNLLPKRGPQAFDAFCEALRETRQSHLEDLLLTTLSDIQHVLPPLSCDYDTSLPFSVCETCPPHKQLRLSTGTTEHSLDNGDGPPCLQVKPCTPEFYQAHYQLAYRLQSQPRGLALVLSNVHFTGEKDLEFRSGGDVDHSTLVTLFKLLGYNVHVLHDQTAQEMQEKLQSFAQLPAHRVTDSCIVALLSHGVEGGIYGVDGKLLQLQEVFRLFDNANCPSLQNKPKMFFIQACRGEETDRGVDQQDGKNPPQSPGCEESDAGQEELMKMRLPTRSDMICGYACLKGTAAMRNTKRGSWYIEALTRVFSERACDMHVADMLVKVNALIKEREGYAPGTEFHRCKEMSEYCSTLCRQLYLFPGHPPT, from the exons ATGGCCGCGCCGAGCGGGAGGTCGCAGTCCACTCTGCACAGGAAAGGGCTGATGGCGGCTGACCGGAGGAGCAG GATACTGGCATTCTGTGGTATGCATCCTGACCATCAGGAAACTCTGAAAAAGAACCGTGTGGTGCTGGCCAAACAGCTGCTGCTGAGTGAACTGTTAGAACATCTCCTAGAAAAGGACATCATCACTTTGGAAATGAGGGAGCTCATCCAG GCCAAAGGGGGCAGTTTCAGCCAGAATGTGGAACTCCTCAACCTGCTGCCCAAGAGGGGTCCCCAGGCTTTTGATGCTTTCTGTGAGGCCCTGCGAGAGACCAGGCAAAGTCACTTGGAAGACTTACTGCTCACGACCCTCTCTGATATTCAGCATGTACTTCCACCG TTGAGCTGTGACTATGACACAAGTCTCCCTTTCTCGGTGTGTGAGACCTGCCCCCCTCACAAGCAGCTTCGCCTATCCACAG GTACTACGGAACACTCCTTAGATAATGGTGATGGGCCTCCCTGCCTTCAGGTGAAGCCATGCACTCCTGAATTTTATCAGGCACACTACCAGCTG GCCTATAGGTTGCAGTCTCAGCCTCGTGGCCTGGCACTGGTGTTGAGTAATGTACACTTCACTGGAGAGAAAGACCTGGAATTTCGCTCTGGAGGGGATGTGGACCACAGTACTCTAGTCACCCTCTTCAAGCTTTTGGGCTATAATGTCCATGTTCTACATGATCAGACTGCACAG GAAATGCAAGAGAAACTTCAGAGTTTTGCACAGTTGCCTGCACACCGGGTCACAGACTCCTGCATAGTGGCACTCCTCTCACATGGTGTGGAAGGTGGCATCTATGGTGTGGATGGCAAACTGCTTCAG CTCCAAGAGGTTTTTCGACTTTTTGACAATGCTAACTGTCCAAGCCTACAGAACAAGCCGAAAATGTTCTTCATCCAAGCATGCCGTGGAG AGGAGACGGATCGAGGGGTCGACCAGCAAGATGGAAAGAACCCCCCACAATCCCCTGGGTGTGAGGAGAGCGATGCTGGCCAAGAGGAACTAATGAAGATGAGACTGCCCACTCGCTCGGACATGATATGTGGCTATGCTTGCCTGAAAG GCACTGCTGCCATGCGGAACACCAAACGAGGTTCCTGGTACATTGAAGCACTCACTCGGGTTTTCTCGGAAAGAGCTTGTGACATGCATGTGGCTGACATGCTGGTTAAG GTGAATGCCCTTATCAAGGAGCGTGAAGGCTATGCCCCTGGTACAGAATTCCACCGATGCAAAGAGATGTCTGAGTACTGTAGTACTCTATGTCGGCAGCTCTACCTGTTCCCAGGCCACCCACCCACGTGA
- the Casp2 gene encoding caspase-2 isoform X2, protein MAAPSGRSQSTLHRKGLMAADRRSRILAFCGMHPDHQETLKKNRVVLAKQLLLSELLEHLLEKDIITLEMRELIQAKGGSFSQNVELLNLLPKRGPQAFDAFCEALRETRQSHLEDLLLTTLSDIQHVLPPLSCDYDTSLPFSVCETCPPHKQLRLSTGTTEHSLDNGDGPPCLQVKPCTPEFYQAHYQLAYRLQSQPRGLALVLSNVHFTGEKDLEFRSGGDVDHSTLVTLFKLLGYNVHVLHDQTAQEMQEKLQSFAQLPAHRVTDSCIVALLSHGVEGGIYGVDGKLLQLQEVFRLFDNANCPSLQNKPKMFFIQACRGGAMDPWAPPSVHCCHRLSCSRRRIEGSTSKMERTPHNPLGVRRAMLAKRN, encoded by the exons ATGGCCGCGCCGAGCGGGAGGTCGCAGTCCACTCTGCACAGGAAAGGGCTGATGGCGGCTGACCGGAGGAGCAG GATACTGGCATTCTGTGGTATGCATCCTGACCATCAGGAAACTCTGAAAAAGAACCGTGTGGTGCTGGCCAAACAGCTGCTGCTGAGTGAACTGTTAGAACATCTCCTAGAAAAGGACATCATCACTTTGGAAATGAGGGAGCTCATCCAG GCCAAAGGGGGCAGTTTCAGCCAGAATGTGGAACTCCTCAACCTGCTGCCCAAGAGGGGTCCCCAGGCTTTTGATGCTTTCTGTGAGGCCCTGCGAGAGACCAGGCAAAGTCACTTGGAAGACTTACTGCTCACGACCCTCTCTGATATTCAGCATGTACTTCCACCG TTGAGCTGTGACTATGACACAAGTCTCCCTTTCTCGGTGTGTGAGACCTGCCCCCCTCACAAGCAGCTTCGCCTATCCACAG GTACTACGGAACACTCCTTAGATAATGGTGATGGGCCTCCCTGCCTTCAGGTGAAGCCATGCACTCCTGAATTTTATCAGGCACACTACCAGCTG GCCTATAGGTTGCAGTCTCAGCCTCGTGGCCTGGCACTGGTGTTGAGTAATGTACACTTCACTGGAGAGAAAGACCTGGAATTTCGCTCTGGAGGGGATGTGGACCACAGTACTCTAGTCACCCTCTTCAAGCTTTTGGGCTATAATGTCCATGTTCTACATGATCAGACTGCACAG GAAATGCAAGAGAAACTTCAGAGTTTTGCACAGTTGCCTGCACACCGGGTCACAGACTCCTGCATAGTGGCACTCCTCTCACATGGTGTGGAAGGTGGCATCTATGGTGTGGATGGCAAACTGCTTCAG CTCCAAGAGGTTTTTCGACTTTTTGACAATGCTAACTGTCCAAGCCTACAGAACAAGCCGAAAATGTTCTTCATCCAAGCATGCCGTGGAG GTGCTATGGATCCCTGGGCACCTCCTTCTGTTCACTGCTGCCACCGCCTCTCTTGCTCT AGGAGACGGATCGAGGGGTCGACCAGCAAGATGGAAAGAACCCCCCACAATCCCCTGGGTGTGAGGAGAGCGATGCTGGCCAAGAGGAACTAA
- the Tmem139 gene encoding transmembrane protein 139 codes for MVPRQLWGNLKQPFLFLSSASLLLGLALLVIQPDVAPAAYFFLCLAGFCFLACLLACAVERGLQSRPRSRQTENPEASGNARDNAAFEVPTYEQAVVVMDSQSQHHLQELEQPPPYNSVVLSPGAEGVQPIQLERPSPGRLKRRVGSEGTMTRRGNPGRPLRLRGPRVVSTAPDLQSLRVAPKLEPATPPPAYEICFVHPDDDNVFYEDKRILP; via the exons ATGGTGCCGAGGCAGTTGTGGGGAAACCTGAAGCAGCCATTTCTCTTTCTGAGCAGTGCCTCGCTCCTCCTGGGGCTGGCTTTACTGGTCATCCAGCCCGATGTGGCCCCTGCTGCTTATTTCTTCCTCTGCTTGGCTGGCTTTTGCTTTCTTGCCTGCCTCCTGGCCTGTGCTGTGGAGCGAGGCCTCCAATCAAGGCCGCGCTCAAGGCAGACGGAGAATCCAGAGGCCTCGGGCAATGCACG GGACAATGCAGCTTTTGAGGTGCCAACCTATGAACAGGCGgtggtggtcatggactcacaATCACAACACCACCTCCAGGAGCTGGAGCAACCACCCCCTTACAACAGTGTTGTCCTATCCCCAGGAGCTGAGGGGGTGCAGCCTATCCAGCTAGAGAGGCCCAGCCCAGGAAGGCTGAAAAGGCGAGTGGGCTCAGAGGGGACAATGACTCGCAGAGGAAACCCTGGAAGACCTCTTCGACTTAGGGGTCCACGAGTTGTATCCACTGCTCCTGATCTGCAAAGCTTGCGGGTGGCCCCCAAATTGGAGCCCGCTACTCCACCCCCTGCCTATGAAATCTGTTTTGTTCATCCTGACGATGACAATGTTTTCTATGAAGATAAAAGGATACTTCCCTAA